One genomic window of bacterium includes the following:
- a CDS encoding PorV/PorQ family protein: MNYFFKYQKIPIMKMTTFLFFCVFFGLLAVNHAADLEENYAYSQVAMPEIMIGAGTRATAMGGAAVAAGNDLSSLFWNPAGLEQLKSTQFSFIHNTWLQDINRETVIFAVPFGKDLVVALGGNYLGLGSYEKTGIAADGVMIYNEESVAMAMFGGSLGAGMAITSDISVGGAVSFAMQDLGEVSPMTVYADLGAQYHGMKNMVLGINFENLGMGVEGYSIPMGVQAGGTYQFNFGNPGELLLALDTEVLFHEIADSIIHFGFEYIYVRILKIRAGYQFSAAAKPEGLWGLTAGLGVNLGAWDFGYSFAPQGDLGIAHRISLTLDLKDIGKSSKKKRKKKEKKKPIMTPRMGFGIDGGSISARRVSPIAAISKEEAAMRSFLKGSLKIEARVTKARKKGAREVHFRVKRSSGARVKNWKMTLRDRQGKTLQEFKGKEIPKLIRWNGRDKKDRIVEDIKGVRYLMALQDINGQKEEQQGRIGVSSKGTLPMQKNPRQEFFNSKTFGPILFGRNQAEVSSKAARQVAAIAEFIYQHPNTKIYIEGYTDSVNEGSRKVYLAKARAEAVARYLTAYHKIPMSRILMRGRGASNPVANNLDPDLRYKNRRVIITVKGQKR; the protein is encoded by the coding sequence ATGAATTATTTTTTTAAGTATCAAAAGATACCCATAATGAAAATGACAACTTTTCTGTTTTTTTGTGTATTTTTTGGATTGTTGGCAGTTAATCACGCCGCTGACCTTGAAGAAAACTACGCCTATTCGCAGGTGGCGATGCCGGAGATTATGATCGGCGCGGGGACCCGGGCAACTGCCATGGGCGGTGCGGCAGTTGCCGCCGGCAATGACTTGAGCTCGCTTTTTTGGAATCCGGCAGGCTTGGAACAGTTGAAGTCCACCCAATTTTCGTTTATTCACAATACCTGGTTGCAGGATATCAACCGCGAAACAGTGATTTTTGCTGTGCCGTTTGGTAAGGATTTGGTCGTGGCCCTGGGAGGTAATTACTTGGGACTCGGTAGTTATGAGAAGACCGGGATTGCCGCAGACGGGGTGATGATTTATAACGAAGAATCGGTTGCCATGGCGATGTTTGGCGGCTCATTGGGTGCGGGCATGGCAATAACCTCCGATATCAGTGTCGGGGGTGCGGTGAGTTTTGCCATGCAGGATTTGGGTGAGGTCTCGCCCATGACAGTGTATGCTGATTTGGGAGCGCAATACCATGGGATGAAAAATATGGTGCTGGGCATCAACTTTGAAAATTTGGGAATGGGCGTTGAGGGATATTCGATTCCCATGGGTGTTCAAGCGGGCGGCACCTATCAGTTTAATTTTGGGAATCCGGGCGAACTGCTGCTTGCATTGGACACAGAAGTGTTATTTCATGAAATTGCCGATTCGATTATTCATTTTGGGTTTGAATACATCTATGTCCGGATATTAAAAATCCGGGCAGGCTATCAGTTTTCCGCAGCTGCCAAACCGGAAGGATTATGGGGGTTGACCGCCGGTTTGGGGGTCAATCTGGGTGCTTGGGATTTTGGATACAGCTTTGCGCCGCAAGGTGACCTGGGCATTGCCCACCGTATTTCTCTTACACTGGATTTGAAAGATATTGGCAAGTCGTCCAAAAAAAAGCGGAAGAAAAAAGAGAAGAAAAAGCCGATCATGACACCGCGGATGGGATTCGGCATTGATGGTGGTTCCATAAGCGCAAGGCGGGTTTCGCCGATTGCTGCGATATCAAAAGAAGAGGCAGCCATGCGATCCTTTTTGAAGGGGAGCTTGAAGATAGAGGCACGCGTGACCAAAGCCAGGAAAAAAGGGGCCCGGGAAGTGCATTTTCGTGTCAAGCGCAGCTCAGGGGCACGCGTGAAAAATTGGAAAATGACTTTGCGGGACCGGCAGGGCAAGACGCTGCAGGAATTCAAGGGCAAAGAAATTCCCAAGCTTATTCGTTGGAACGGCCGGGACAAAAAAGACCGGATTGTTGAGGATATCAAGGGCGTACGTTACCTTATGGCGTTGCAGGATATCAACGGCCAAAAAGAGGAGCAGCAGGGAAGAATTGGGGTTAGTAGCAAGGGGACGCTGCCTATGCAGAAAAATCCGCGCCAAGAATTTTTTAATTCAAAAACATTTGGGCCGATTCTTTTTGGCCGGAACCAGGCAGAGGTTTCGTCTAAAGCAGCCCGACAAGTTGCCGCTATAGCGGAATTTATTTATCAGCATCCGAACACTAAAATTTATATTGAAGGTTATACCGATTCGGTCAATGAAGGGAGCAGAAAAGTTTATCTTGCAAAAGCCCGTGCCGAGGCGGTTGCCCGTTATCTGACTGCTTATCATAAAATTCCTATGTCGCGCATTCTTATGCGTGGACGCGGCGCTTCCAATCCTGTTGCCAATAATCTTGATCCGGATCTGCGGTACAAAAATCGCCGGGTTATTATTACGGTCAAGGGGCAGAAGAGATAG
- the amrB gene encoding AmmeMemoRadiSam system protein B, translated as MLRYPAVAGMFYEENKAALQLQLDGLWPEPGMPKRSALGAMVPHAGYVFSGRTAAKVYATLKPADVYFLLGPTHSGQGGAIALSRAAEWETPLGRVLVDGPMSAALKKSCSGVSYSDQAHEGEHAIEVQLPFLQKMSGGFSIVPIGLGTHCMTQLRRLGESIAALIQNSRKKCVVLASSDMNHFASLEDTQTLDKKALQPLLALDAEGLMETVAEQNISMCGVGPAVVMAVASKALGATRAELIDYTTSAEVSGDEDRVVGYAGVLVCADT; from the coding sequence ATGCTGCGTTATCCGGCAGTTGCCGGGATGTTTTACGAAGAAAACAAGGCGGCGCTGCAACTTCAATTGGACGGGCTCTGGCCTGAACCGGGCATGCCAAAGCGGTCTGCGCTTGGCGCCATGGTGCCTCATGCAGGATATGTTTTTTCCGGACGGACGGCGGCCAAAGTCTATGCAACTTTGAAACCGGCAGATGTCTATTTTCTTTTAGGCCCCACGCACAGTGGGCAAGGGGGTGCAATTGCACTTTCCCGGGCAGCGGAATGGGAGACACCCTTGGGACGCGTTTTGGTTGATGGTCCCATGAGTGCGGCCTTGAAAAAAAGTTGTTCCGGTGTATCGTACAGCGACCAGGCGCATGAAGGGGAGCATGCCATAGAGGTGCAGCTTCCGTTCTTGCAGAAAATGAGTGGTGGGTTTTCCATTGTGCCGATAGGATTGGGAACGCATTGCATGACGCAGCTTCGCAGGCTGGGGGAAAGCATTGCGGCGTTGATCCAAAACAGCCGGAAAAAATGTGTGGTACTGGCATCATCTGACATGAATCACTTTGCATCTTTGGAAGACACACAGACGCTGGATAAAAAGGCGTTGCAACCTTTGCTGGCATTGGATGCAGAGGGACTTATGGAGACCGTGGCTGAACAGAATATTTCAATGTGTGGTGTCGGACCGGCGGTTGTGATGGCAGTTGCTTCCAAAGCGCTGGGTGCGACTCGGGCAGAGCTGATAGATTATACAACCTCGGCGGAGGTATCAGGTGACGAAGACCGGGTGGTGGGTTATGCCGGTGTGTTGGTCTGTGCGGACACATGA
- the lnt gene encoding apolipoprotein N-acyltransferase — translation MGALSFFKQSSLWRDYAFAGFSGMLLWFSWPNALWPGFSSLPGWLALIALVPYFSLWRKTGWRGNFVYGWVVGFIYFLGIIYWLRLINKDTNVDNTIGWIFFAACGGIYFGLFGASARLLRDRLQLPHWLVLPIVWTAWEYVRGQILTGGWPWGSLGHSQYANPLLRQVAAVAGVGGVSFMLVWINYFVLLGIDRLNNSVRHREPDFSSMYFSKKRIQAALFRKPLHLILGAVIILVWSGLLGMLVIETVRFVRVKPQALTIAMVQGNINTDQRWDASYKDKVMTKMESLHAQAAQGKPDLIIWAESCFPSFLEYTPEKKWEDRLRALIRQHQIPTVLTSNEYQKTYLLEGPKYHHYNSAFLLGPQGEVLGRYRKIKLVPGGEYIPWEWMKSFMQAVVREPIPVDFEPGTEYTVFQWESSKFSTLICYEDQYEVLATRMARKGADFFISLSNDGWAGKSAMSTQRVAMSVFLAIENRAYFVKAGMTGPSMLIDPWGRLGKPIPLFEPGINPVVIYPRTFLTSYACFGHLFSFACFILMSAFFLAAFLPVRVRGKVA, via the coding sequence GTGGGCGCACTCTCATTTTTTAAGCAATCGTCCCTTTGGAGGGATTATGCATTTGCCGGTTTTTCCGGTATGTTGCTTTGGTTTTCCTGGCCCAATGCCCTGTGGCCAGGATTTTCCTCACTTCCCGGCTGGCTGGCTTTGATTGCTTTGGTGCCTTATTTTTCTCTTTGGCGAAAAACCGGCTGGCGGGGTAATTTTGTCTATGGCTGGGTGGTAGGGTTTATTTATTTTTTGGGAATTATTTATTGGCTCCGGCTTATCAACAAAGATACAAATGTAGACAATACGATCGGCTGGATTTTTTTTGCTGCATGCGGAGGAATTTATTTCGGGCTTTTTGGCGCTTCGGCGCGTCTGCTCCGCGACCGGTTGCAGCTCCCTCATTGGTTGGTACTCCCGATTGTTTGGACAGCCTGGGAATATGTGCGTGGACAGATTCTCACCGGCGGGTGGCCCTGGGGGAGTTTGGGGCATTCCCAGTACGCCAATCCGCTTTTGCGACAAGTGGCGGCAGTCGCCGGTGTGGGCGGGGTTTCGTTTATGCTGGTTTGGATCAATTATTTTGTCCTTTTGGGCATAGACCGGCTAAACAATAGTGTTAGACATAGGGAACCGGATTTTTCAAGCATGTATTTTTCAAAAAAAAGAATTCAAGCGGCGCTGTTTCGAAAACCGCTTCATTTAATCCTGGGCGCAGTCATCATCCTCGTCTGGAGTGGCCTGCTGGGTATGCTGGTTATAGAGACGGTCCGGTTCGTGAGGGTAAAACCGCAGGCCCTCACCATTGCAATGGTCCAGGGAAATATTAATACGGACCAGCGTTGGGATGCTAGCTACAAGGACAAGGTTATGACCAAGATGGAGAGTCTGCATGCCCAGGCGGCGCAGGGGAAGCCGGATCTTATTATTTGGGCTGAGTCCTGTTTTCCGAGTTTCCTGGAATACACCCCGGAAAAAAAATGGGAAGACCGATTACGTGCATTGATACGCCAACACCAAATTCCGACAGTATTGACCAGCAATGAGTACCAGAAAACCTACTTGCTTGAGGGGCCTAAATACCATCATTATAACAGTGCTTTTTTATTAGGTCCGCAAGGTGAGGTTCTGGGGCGCTACCGGAAAATAAAATTGGTTCCCGGCGGGGAGTATATTCCATGGGAGTGGATGAAATCTTTCATGCAGGCAGTGGTGCGCGAACCGATTCCAGTGGATTTTGAACCCGGAACAGAGTATACGGTATTTCAGTGGGAGTCTTCCAAATTTTCAACGTTGATTTGCTATGAGGATCAATATGAAGTTCTGGCCACCCGAATGGCCCGGAAGGGTGCGGATTTTTTTATCTCACTTTCCAATGACGGATGGGCAGGAAAATCCGCCATGAGTACTCAGCGGGTTGCCATGTCGGTTTTTTTAGCTATTGAAAATCGTGCTTATTTTGTAAAAGCTGGTATGACCGGGCCCAGTATGCTGATTGATCCCTGGGGACGCCTTGGCAAACCCATTCCGCTTTTTGAGCCGGGAATCAATCCGGTTGTCATTTATCCCAGGACATTTTTAACAAGTTACGCGTGTTTTGGGCATCTTTTTTCTTTTGCCTGTTTCATCCTGATGAGTGCTTTTTTTTTGGCTGCGTTTTTACCAGTTCGGGTGCGCGGGAAGGTTGCCTAG
- a CDS encoding GAF domain-containing protein, translated as MPGKKTVKKPIRKTPKKMKDSFVQGVLKAGSRKEVAGLIAREAGRLFGACPAWIVILPPDGSRPVLVAASKQLRLPKAPDDELIQWVADQKNILQVIPGRQVIFQELKPNGEQWRSPAGPAIMLRRYQKSRAWLGKSFEKGAVFIASLDTPKKKSRILPKDGKTILVLFATALTEQVKAEVQPFIQTARMAVGMTGQKKSLAKRLRQTTSIAEIAQNINAILDLDILLRLIILEVANAMQCQASDIWMTGEQTSELVCKTSLGLAADLRGRPLAAAYTRQAMKTGDAVWIENVGDDEKLDQELLRSAGIVSMAVIPLKIKNKIIGVLHLFAKKQHAFVSEERVLLKTLVNQATTAIDNANLFEETKQRAQELLALYEVAQVISEVSNLTHALEQIVGRVSEVLNVEKCWLMFLDKKNGRLSAHSAAVGFYEEQIEAMNLPLDAPGISSRVFHSAREMFTNTAEQEPLVEAEFKKQFKLRNLMAVPLRGQEETFGVFFVANKKGGNLFKGNDVRLFRTMASEASVIIRNATLYNKLKSSYQSVIQIITGMIDVREPYTRGHSGRVAVYSAMIAKQLQLPEDIIERIRMAGLMHDIGKIGIPENVLLKTEALTPEEQAAMERHPEIGGQILENIELPWNIHDLVLCHHEAYDGSGFPNGLQQEDIPLGSRIIAVADAFDVATSSVGQQPSELSQDGFAMILKESGRHFDPRVVSAFEKIRTKVQAVMAERHRRKVD; from the coding sequence ATGCCGGGAAAGAAAACAGTAAAAAAACCTATTCGGAAAACGCCTAAAAAAATGAAGGATTCGTTTGTCCAAGGCGTGCTCAAAGCCGGCAGCCGGAAAGAGGTTGCCGGACTTATTGCCCGGGAAGCCGGACGGTTGTTTGGTGCATGTCCTGCCTGGATTGTGATTTTACCTCCGGATGGGAGCAGACCGGTGCTGGTGGCGGCATCCAAACAGCTTCGTTTGCCAAAAGCACCGGACGATGAGCTTATCCAATGGGTCGCGGATCAGAAAAATATTTTACAGGTGATCCCGGGAAGGCAAGTCATTTTTCAGGAATTGAAACCCAACGGGGAACAATGGCGCAGTCCAGCAGGTCCGGCAATCATGCTGCGTCGTTATCAAAAAAGTCGGGCATGGTTGGGTAAATCCTTTGAAAAAGGCGCAGTGTTCATTGCTTCGCTGGACACACCGAAAAAAAAGAGCCGAATACTTCCCAAGGATGGAAAAACGATTTTGGTTTTGTTTGCCACGGCGTTGACCGAACAGGTTAAAGCGGAGGTGCAACCTTTTATACAGACGGCACGCATGGCAGTCGGTATGACAGGTCAGAAAAAGAGTCTGGCAAAGCGTCTGCGGCAAACCACTTCCATTGCCGAGATTGCGCAAAATATTAACGCTATTTTGGATCTAGATATTCTTTTGCGGTTGATCATTCTTGAAGTGGCAAATGCCATGCAATGTCAGGCCAGTGATATATGGATGACAGGTGAGCAAACATCAGAATTGGTTTGCAAAACAAGCCTGGGTCTGGCGGCTGATTTGCGGGGGCGTCCTTTGGCGGCAGCGTATACCCGGCAAGCCATGAAGACGGGTGATGCGGTTTGGATTGAAAATGTCGGAGATGACGAAAAATTGGATCAGGAACTTTTGCGTAGCGCCGGGATTGTATCGATGGCGGTTATACCGCTGAAAATTAAAAATAAAATAATAGGTGTTCTCCACCTTTTTGCGAAAAAACAGCATGCCTTTGTTTCCGAGGAACGGGTGTTGCTGAAAACGTTGGTCAATCAGGCCACGACCGCGATCGACAATGCCAATCTGTTTGAGGAGACCAAACAGCGTGCCCAGGAATTATTGGCACTGTATGAGGTGGCGCAAGTCATCAGTGAGGTGTCTAATCTAACTCATGCTCTGGAGCAGATTGTCGGGAGGGTGAGCGAGGTTTTAAATGTCGAAAAATGCTGGCTGATGTTCTTGGATAAAAAAAACGGGAGGTTAAGCGCGCATTCCGCCGCAGTGGGATTTTATGAAGAACAAATTGAGGCGATGAATTTGCCGCTGGATGCGCCGGGAATTTCTTCCCGGGTTTTTCACAGTGCACGTGAAATGTTTACCAATACCGCAGAGCAGGAGCCGTTGGTTGAGGCGGAATTTAAAAAGCAGTTTAAGTTGCGAAATTTAATGGCTGTGCCCTTGCGCGGTCAGGAAGAAACCTTTGGTGTGTTTTTTGTAGCTAATAAAAAAGGCGGCAATTTGTTCAAAGGCAATGACGTACGTTTGTTTAGAACCATGGCTTCAGAGGCTTCTGTGATTATTCGAAATGCCACGCTGTATAATAAGCTCAAGAGCAGTTATCAATCAGTGATTCAGATTATCACCGGTATGATTGATGTTCGGGAACCCTATACCCGGGGGCATTCGGGGCGGGTTGCGGTTTATAGTGCCATGATTGCCAAACAGTTACAGCTGCCGGAAGACATCATTGAGCGTATTCGGATGGCGGGTCTGATGCATGATATCGGTAAGATCGGTATTCCGGAAAATGTACTGCTCAAAACCGAAGCATTGACCCCGGAAGAACAGGCTGCCATGGAACGCCATCCGGAAATCGGCGGTCAGATACTGGAAAATATTGAATTGCCCTGGAATATTCATGATTTGGTTTTGTGTCATCACGAAGCCTATGATGGCAGTGGATTTCCCAATGGATTGCAGCAAGAGGATATTCCGCTGGGATCGAGGATTATTGCAGTGGCCGATGCCTTTGATGTGGCCACCAGCAGCGTGGGGCAGCAACCTTCCGAATTATCCCAAGATGGGTTTGCGATGATTTTGAAAGAATCCGGCAGGCATTTTGATCCGCGTGTGGTGAGCGCATTTGAGAAAATCCGGACGAAAGTGCAAGCCGTGATGGCGGAACGGCACCGGCGGAAAGTGGATTGA
- a CDS encoding transketolase produces MLGEAGSGHTGGSLSVTDILTTLFFSELKHDPQNPSWQERDRFILSKGHAAPALYAALARTGYFSSDELLTIRKLNSSLQGHPDMNKTPGVEMSTGSLGQGLSVACGMAVAARDKSGKPGYRVYAVLGDGELNEGQVWEAAASASHYKLDNLCAIVDNNGLQIDGRTQDVMNMDSISDKWKAFGWNVIEADGHDMQNLLAALSSARNETGRPTVIVAKTVKGKGITFMENKAGWHGVAPSQEQVCQALEELKK; encoded by the coding sequence ATGCTAGGAGAAGCCGGCTCAGGACATACCGGCGGGTCACTCTCGGTAACAGATATCCTAACCACTCTCTTTTTCTCAGAACTCAAACATGATCCCCAAAATCCGTCCTGGCAGGAACGGGACCGCTTTATTTTATCCAAGGGACACGCTGCGCCTGCGCTTTATGCGGCTTTGGCGAGAACCGGTTATTTTTCCAGCGATGAACTCTTAACCATCCGCAAGCTCAATTCCAGCTTACAGGGTCATCCGGATATGAATAAAACTCCGGGTGTTGAGATGTCCACCGGATCACTCGGACAGGGTTTGTCTGTCGCGTGTGGTATGGCCGTCGCCGCCCGTGATAAAAGCGGAAAACCGGGCTACCGGGTTTATGCCGTATTGGGTGATGGTGAGTTAAACGAAGGACAAGTCTGGGAGGCTGCCGCCAGTGCGTCTCATTACAAATTGGATAATCTCTGTGCCATTGTTGACAACAACGGCCTGCAGATTGATGGCAGGACACAGGATGTTATGAATATGGATTCCATTTCCGACAAATGGAAGGCTTTTGGATGGAATGTCATTGAAGCCGATGGGCATGACATGCAAAATCTCTTGGCCGCTCTTTCTTCAGCCCGAAATGAAACCGGCCGGCCGACCGTTATTGTTGCCAAGACGGTCAAAGGAAAAGGCATCACCTTCATGGAAAACAAAGCCGGCTGGCACGGTGTGGCCCCCTCGCAAGAGCAGGTCTGTCAGGCCTTGGAGGAACTAAAAAAATAA
- a CDS encoding transketolase family protein, with the protein MTEKIATREAYGNMLAELGEQHDNLVVLDADLSCSTKTCVFAKKYPDRFYNIGVAEQNMTGWAAGLAVSGKIPFTSTFAVFATARAFDQIRNSIAFPKLNVKICATHAGLSVGPDGASHQAIEDIALMRVMPNFTVVVPADGPQAAAATKAIYYLPGPVYLRLGRPKVESLKTDQSFEIGKAQVLRDGSDAAMIACGTLVQESIKAAEILEKENITLRVINMHTIKPLDEVAVYKAAQETGIVLTAEEHTIIGGLGSAVAEVLAESAIPTKFKRLGVRDQFGESGEPEELFEKHGLTAKQLADQVRQLLAAR; encoded by the coding sequence ATGACTGAAAAAATCGCAACCCGGGAAGCCTATGGAAACATGCTGGCCGAACTGGGGGAACAACATGATAACCTGGTGGTGCTTGACGCGGATCTTTCCTGCTCTACCAAAACCTGTGTTTTTGCAAAAAAATATCCGGACCGCTTTTATAATATCGGAGTGGCCGAACAAAACATGACCGGCTGGGCGGCCGGACTGGCCGTTTCGGGAAAAATCCCCTTTACCTCCACCTTCGCAGTCTTTGCCACTGCCCGCGCGTTTGATCAAATTCGCAACTCAATCGCTTTCCCCAAATTAAATGTCAAAATTTGTGCCACCCATGCCGGACTCTCGGTCGGTCCTGACGGTGCTTCCCATCAAGCCATTGAGGACATTGCGCTTATGCGGGTCATGCCCAATTTCACAGTAGTTGTCCCTGCCGACGGTCCGCAGGCTGCGGCAGCCACCAAGGCGATTTATTATCTACCAGGACCGGTTTACCTTCGTCTGGGACGGCCAAAGGTTGAAAGTCTGAAGACGGACCAATCATTTGAAATCGGCAAAGCCCAGGTGCTTCGGGATGGATCTGATGCCGCCATGATTGCCTGTGGCACCTTGGTACAGGAATCCATCAAAGCAGCGGAAATTTTAGAAAAAGAAAACATCACCCTTCGGGTTATTAATATGCACACGATCAAACCACTGGATGAAGTTGCTGTCTATAAAGCCGCTCAGGAAACCGGCATTGTTCTCACTGCCGAAGAGCATACGATTATCGGTGGGTTGGGAAGTGCGGTAGCTGAAGTGTTGGCAGAATCAGCGATCCCGACAAAATTCAAGCGGCTGGGTGTACGTGATCAATTCGGTGAATCCGGCGAACCGGAAGAACTCTTCGAAAAACATGGATTGACTGCAAAACAACTTGCCGACCAAGTCAGACAACTGCTCGCCGCGCGGTAA
- a CDS encoding NHL repeat-containing protein — MAHTLFAGPQLVEKEPTSLLYPPFWHTPFGIHRGTPELLRLFLGNRTYLDQPQDLTCNLLLHNLGIQKPGPQFQISVLGANSGQGHLIYNPDLTHLDVVGDDLNSPHAFLQPAGVALHTNGTAYVVDPGRKEVVILKLKNNRLIPKGVLPQPPGGWQKPWGIALDSQGTLFITDTLRNQILIYTPDHAYTKSIGPDLPNKKRLAAPRAISVVDPGEPWSFYKSAFIFFSDQDGQRISRMDFAGNLHHQRTAASLGFSGEPAAFAWLELDYYENIWVTDPQRSEIHKFNRQLDHLVSFGQPGKGDGFFQSPTGIAIHRHFGQVFVADKQAAHYFWIGTDILDARAIRDPLKSATIKISYFLTEPAWITIRMNPSTKKQEILFDKKWFDSGAHLHHWHLPSQSAAKASAIEVLAVATYSSSQFKAKRKLLKLVPAISSAP, encoded by the coding sequence ATGGCGCACACTCTTTTTGCCGGGCCGCAGCTTGTGGAAAAAGAACCGACGTCTCTACTCTATCCGCCTTTTTGGCATACTCCCTTCGGCATCCATCGGGGAACCCCGGAATTGCTCCGGCTGTTTTTGGGTAATCGCACCTATCTCGACCAACCACAAGACCTGACGTGTAACCTGCTTTTGCATAACCTTGGCATACAAAAACCGGGACCTCAGTTTCAAATCAGCGTACTGGGCGCCAACAGCGGCCAAGGCCACCTTATTTACAATCCCGACCTGACCCATCTCGATGTAGTGGGCGATGATCTGAATTCTCCGCATGCGTTCCTCCAACCGGCCGGAGTCGCTCTCCACACGAATGGTACGGCCTATGTCGTTGATCCCGGACGAAAAGAGGTTGTCATCTTAAAATTAAAAAACAACCGATTGATCCCAAAAGGAGTCTTGCCACAACCACCCGGCGGCTGGCAAAAACCCTGGGGCATTGCATTGGATTCCCAAGGGACCCTGTTTATTACCGATACCTTGCGAAACCAAATTCTAATTTACACGCCGGACCACGCCTATACCAAAAGTATCGGACCCGATCTGCCAAATAAAAAACGTCTGGCAGCTCCCCGTGCAATTTCTGTGGTTGATCCCGGTGAACCCTGGTCCTTTTACAAAAGTGCTTTTATTTTTTTTTCCGATCAGGATGGACAACGAATTTCACGAATGGATTTCGCGGGTAATTTGCATCATCAACGCACTGCCGCCTCTCTGGGTTTTTCCGGAGAACCCGCTGCTTTTGCCTGGCTGGAACTGGACTACTATGAAAATATTTGGGTCACTGATCCGCAGCGCTCGGAAATTCACAAATTCAACCGGCAGCTGGATCATCTGGTAAGCTTTGGGCAACCAGGCAAAGGGGACGGCTTTTTTCAATCTCCGACCGGCATTGCCATTCACCGGCATTTTGGTCAGGTTTTTGTCGCAGACAAACAGGCTGCCCATTATTTCTGGATCGGAACAGATATTCTTGATGCCCGGGCAATTCGTGATCCACTCAAATCAGCCACTATAAAAATCAGCTATTTTTTAACCGAACCTGCCTGGATCACAATTCGAATGAATCCGTCCACAAAGAAACAAGAAATACTGTTTGATAAAAAATGGTTTGATTCAGGAGCGCATCTGCACCACTGGCATCTGCCAAGTCAGAGTGCGGCGAAAGCTTCTGCGATCGAAGTGCTGGCGGTTGCGACGTATTCATCCAGTCAATTTAAAGCCAAACGAAAACTGCTAAAACTCGTACCGGCTATCTCTTCTGCCCCTTGA